A portion of the Pseudopipra pipra isolate bDixPip1 chromosome 1, bDixPip1.hap1, whole genome shotgun sequence genome contains these proteins:
- the LOC135418429 gene encoding cell surface glycoprotein 1-like, whose translation MALSALWQRCVSWSSAIAQLLQPLVSRGTSCPTGSANLGQQPGQKQQPLPAPSAPAAGTRTQLPPPAPLASSHGIAPPSGNALGGARGRRKPLAPVPPVRDTQHGSANPSGTLLGSGSPPDTSVPMDVDTTPGLDISLASDVSMDEDSPSGRDLSLASDVSMDEDSPSGRDLSLASDVTMDEDSPSGRDLSLATDDPMDGGSRPGSDHVASCDISLSSDVPMDEDTFPRGDISLPSHSTASHPGPLHGQAIGAPGVTPASEPVLRGKVLLEGTRSHLDCSQGAVGTSQDGRSSVPMPTDHAGTSGTSPQPKNASLCPPKKMPPTHRSVPKPSRAVLSTGHCKAGGTKPQDPQQGAGTNLPPPQSSMSPSNIALKRRGTKRKRGSEPNTGSKCKAPAARAGAESC comes from the exons atggccctgtcagctctgtggcagcgttgtgtgagctggagctcagccatagcccagctcctgcagccattggtctctcgcggaacctcctgccccacag gatcagccaacctcggccaacagcctgggcagaagcagcagcccttgccagctccctctgccccagcagcag ggacacggactcagctgcctccaccagcccccttggcaagcagccatggcattgctcctccatcaggcaatgccttggggggggcccggggccgcaggaagcccctggccccagtcccaccagtgcgggacacgcagcacggctcagccaacccctcagggacgctcctgggcagtggcagccctccagacaccagcgtccccatggatgtggacaccaccccaggtcttgacatcagtctggccagcgacgtcagcatggatgaggacagcccgtcaggccgtgacctctccttggccagcgacgtcagcatggatgaggacagcccgtcaggccgtgacctctccttggccagcgatgtcaccatggacgaggacagcccgtcaggccgtgacctctcgctggccactgacgaccccatggatggtggctcccgcccaggcagtgatcacgttgcgagctgtgacatctcgctgagcagcgatgtccccatggatgaggacaccttcccgaggggtgacatctccctgcccagtcacagcactgccagccacccaggcccactccacggccaagccatcggggcccctggggtgactccagccagcgagcctgtgctgcgtggcaaggtcctgctggaagggactcggagccacttggattgctcccagggagccgtgggcaccagccaggatggtcgcagcagcgtccccatgcccacggaccatgctggcaccagtggcaccagcccccagcccaagaacgcctcgctctgcccgcccaagaagatgccgcccactcaccgcagtgtccccaagccttccagagccgtcctgagcacgggacactgcaaggcgggcggcaccaagcctcaggaccctcagcagggtgcgggcacgaacctgccaccgcctcagagcagcatgtcaccaagcaacatcgctctgaaaagacggggcacgaagaggaagaggggctctgagccaaacactgggagcaagtgcaaggctcccgcagcccgggctggggcagaaagttgttga